One segment of Comamonas thiooxydans DNA contains the following:
- the guaB gene encoding IMP dehydrogenase, which produces MRLLGKALTFDDVLLVPAYSEVLPKDVSLATQFTRNIRLNLPLVSAAMDTVTEARLAIAIAQEGGIGVIHKNMTAEQQAAEVSKVKRHESGVVHDPVVITPEHTVLQVLQLSEERGISGFPVCDGGKVVGIVTSRDLRFETRYDVKVSQIMTPREKLITVNEKDGTSPAEAKALLNKHKLERILVVNDAFELKGLITVKDINKQTTFPNAARDASGRLRVAAAVGVGAGTEERVELLVKAGVDAIVVDTAHGHSKGVIDRVRWVKQNYPQVDVIGGNIATGAAALALVEAGADAVKVGIGPGSICTTRIVAGVGVPQIMAISNVADALKGTGVPLIGDGGIRFSGDISKALAAGASTIMMGGMFAGTEEAPGEVILYQGRSYKSYRGMGSIGAMQQGSADRYFQESSTGNPNADKLVPEGIEGRVPYKGSMVSIVYQMAGGVRASMGYCGCATISEMNQKAEFVEITAAGIRESHVHDVQITKEAPNYRAD; this is translated from the coding sequence ATGCGCCTTCTCGGAAAAGCACTGACCTTTGACGACGTCCTGCTCGTTCCCGCCTACTCCGAAGTCCTGCCCAAGGACGTTTCTCTCGCCACCCAATTCACTCGCAATATCCGCCTGAACCTGCCCCTGGTGTCTGCCGCCATGGACACGGTGACCGAAGCGCGTCTGGCCATCGCCATTGCGCAAGAAGGCGGTATCGGCGTGATCCACAAGAACATGACAGCCGAGCAGCAAGCCGCTGAAGTGTCCAAGGTCAAGCGCCACGAATCCGGTGTGGTGCACGACCCTGTGGTCATCACTCCCGAACACACCGTGCTGCAAGTGCTGCAGCTGTCGGAAGAACGCGGCATTTCGGGCTTCCCCGTGTGCGACGGCGGCAAGGTAGTCGGCATCGTGACCAGCCGCGATCTGCGCTTCGAGACCCGCTACGACGTCAAGGTCAGCCAGATCATGACGCCCCGCGAAAAGCTGATCACCGTCAATGAAAAAGACGGCACCAGCCCTGCAGAAGCCAAGGCACTGCTGAACAAGCACAAGCTCGAACGAATCCTGGTGGTCAACGACGCCTTTGAACTCAAGGGCCTGATCACTGTCAAGGACATCAACAAGCAAACCACCTTCCCCAATGCCGCGCGTGACGCATCGGGCCGCCTTCGCGTGGCTGCCGCTGTCGGCGTGGGTGCTGGTACCGAAGAGCGCGTGGAACTGCTGGTCAAGGCCGGCGTGGACGCGATCGTGGTGGACACGGCTCACGGCCACTCCAAGGGCGTGATCGATCGCGTGCGCTGGGTCAAGCAGAACTACCCCCAGGTGGATGTCATCGGCGGCAATATTGCCACCGGCGCTGCCGCTCTGGCTCTGGTTGAAGCCGGCGCCGACGCGGTCAAGGTCGGTATCGGCCCCGGCTCCATCTGCACCACCCGTATCGTGGCTGGTGTGGGCGTGCCCCAGATCATGGCCATCTCCAATGTGGCCGACGCCCTGAAGGGTACCGGCGTGCCCCTGATCGGTGACGGCGGCATCCGCTTCTCCGGCGACATCTCCAAGGCTCTGGCCGCAGGCGCCTCCACCATCATGATGGGCGGCATGTTTGCCGGCACCGAAGAAGCGCCTGGCGAAGTGATTCTGTACCAGGGCCGCTCGTACAAGAGCTACCGCGGCATGGGCTCCATCGGTGCCATGCAGCAGGGCTCGGCCGACCGCTACTTCCAGGAATCCTCCACCGGCAACCCCAATGCCGACAAGCTGGTTCCCGAAGGTATCGAAGGCCGCGTGCCCTACAAGGGCTCCATGGTCTCCATCGTCTACCAGATGGCCGGCGGCGTGCGCGCCTCCATGGGCTACTGCGGTTGCGCCACGATCTCCGAGATGAACCAGAAGGCCGAGTTTGTGGAAATCACCGCAGCCGGCATCCGTGAATCTCATGTGCATGACGTGCAGATCACCAAGGAAGCGCCCAACTACCGCGCTGACTGA
- a CDS encoding MFS transporter: MTENKHTEVIPPAVYLLALSLFAMGSAEFLMGGILPMIAADLRITLPTAGTLISAFAIGALIGGPPFAILALRWPSRTTLFISQVAFIAATAISLLAQGYWSILAARLAMGLAYACFWAVAAATAVQLSPPHRRAKALSIVVSGLTAAMILGGPAGTFISELSGWRGGFWAVIGVTAVSAICSLLALPRQSRGKAATPDLHTELQAMKRAVLWVAYATTMVTTAAYMGTFGYLGALLLDVSGMSAEWLPAVLTLFGVGAFIGLSIGGRTADRHQFATLVTGVICLIVVSAAIALFAPYWQATIALVFVLGFAGFLLNPAVWGRVYAVAPDAPMLAGATNSSAFQGGLTLAPLIAGLPISFGYGLSSVGWVGAAMGVGALGLSVLDRWLSNRQPPRKPL; the protein is encoded by the coding sequence ATGACAGAAAACAAGCACACAGAGGTGATTCCTCCTGCGGTCTATCTTCTTGCCCTTAGCCTTTTTGCAATGGGTAGTGCCGAGTTTTTGATGGGAGGAATCCTTCCAATGATCGCAGCGGATCTGCGAATCACACTCCCCACTGCAGGCACCTTAATTTCAGCTTTTGCGATTGGTGCTTTGATTGGAGGCCCACCGTTTGCCATCCTGGCGCTGCGCTGGCCTAGTCGCACCACACTGTTCATCAGCCAAGTGGCCTTCATTGCTGCAACAGCAATTAGTTTGCTAGCCCAAGGATACTGGTCCATTCTTGCCGCTCGCTTAGCAATGGGCTTGGCATATGCCTGCTTCTGGGCAGTTGCCGCGGCAACGGCTGTGCAACTATCGCCTCCCCATCGTCGCGCCAAGGCACTTTCCATTGTTGTCAGTGGCTTGACTGCAGCCATGATTCTTGGTGGGCCTGCGGGCACTTTCATCAGTGAATTGAGCGGTTGGCGTGGTGGCTTTTGGGCGGTCATTGGTGTCACAGCGGTATCTGCGATCTGCAGCCTGCTCGCACTGCCTCGTCAAAGTCGCGGCAAGGCAGCCACACCAGACCTCCATACCGAATTGCAAGCAATGAAGCGCGCGGTTCTTTGGGTGGCGTATGCCACGACGATGGTCACAACCGCTGCATATATGGGCACATTCGGCTATCTGGGAGCCCTGCTGCTTGATGTCAGTGGGATGTCCGCTGAATGGCTGCCTGCTGTGCTGACGTTGTTCGGTGTTGGCGCATTTATCGGACTATCGATTGGAGGCCGGACCGCCGATCGCCATCAGTTCGCCACGCTAGTGACGGGAGTAATCTGTTTGATTGTTGTGTCAGCGGCGATTGCACTGTTTGCCCCCTACTGGCAAGCAACCATTGCGTTGGTCTTCGTTCTTGGCTTCGCAGGCTTTTTGCTGAACCCTGCTGTTTGGGGGCGAGTCTATGCCGTGGCTCCAGATGCACCGATGCTTGCGGGAGCAACGAATTCGTCTGCCTTTCAAGGTGGTCTTACGCTTGCACCTTTGATCGCAGGGCTACCGATCAGCTTCGGCTACGGACTGTCGTCGGTTGGCTGGGTTGGGGCTGCAATGGGTGTTGGCGCACTCGGATTGTCGGTCTTGGATAGGTGGCTAAGCAACCGCCAACCGCCCCGCAAGCCTCTGTAA
- a CDS encoding type II toxin-antitoxin system Phd/YefM family antitoxin — translation MQSIGIYEAKSRFSALVEMVEQGEEVRITRHGKEVVRMLPMRRKPVITDEQIARELEQISALQQTVKAPAVATTAADSITGLRHTGRSQA, via the coding sequence ATGCAATCTATCGGTATTTACGAAGCCAAAAGCCGCTTTTCCGCCCTGGTCGAAATGGTCGAGCAAGGCGAGGAAGTGCGCATCACGCGCCACGGCAAGGAGGTTGTGCGCATGTTGCCCATGCGCCGCAAGCCCGTGATCACCGATGAGCAAATTGCCCGTGAGCTGGAGCAGATCTCGGCTCTGCAGCAGACGGTGAAAGCGCCAGCAGTTGCGACGACCGCCGCTGACAGCATCACCGGCCTGCGCCACACAGGACGGAGCCAGGCATGA
- a CDS encoding DUF2938 domain-containing protein, protein MISTDGLARLVLTGVGATVVMDVWSVIQRNLGIPTLDYAMVGRWVGHLFKGRFAHISIGKAESIPGERPLGWAIHYAVGIGFAAFLVSVYGLAWLHDPSWLPALATGTVTVVIPFFVMQPALGAGIAASRTPSPWKNRLLSLLTHAIFGVGLYLSASLLKVVWK, encoded by the coding sequence ATGATATCGACGGATGGATTGGCAAGGCTGGTTCTGACTGGGGTCGGTGCAACAGTCGTGATGGATGTGTGGTCGGTGATCCAGCGGAATTTGGGTATCCCTACGCTCGACTACGCAATGGTTGGCAGGTGGGTCGGACACCTTTTCAAAGGCAGGTTCGCCCACATCAGCATTGGCAAAGCAGAGTCCATACCAGGGGAGCGCCCGCTTGGCTGGGCGATCCACTACGCCGTGGGCATCGGTTTCGCAGCGTTTCTAGTCAGTGTCTATGGGTTAGCGTGGCTGCATGATCCTTCTTGGCTACCTGCGCTGGCCACAGGCACTGTAACCGTCGTCATTCCCTTTTTCGTGATGCAGCCCGCACTGGGCGCCGGCATTGCCGCATCTCGCACGCCCAGCCCATGGAAAAACCGTTTGCTCAGCCTACTGACACATGCAATTTTTGGGGTCGGTCTCTATCTATCGGCATCACTTCTAAAAGTGGTGTGGAAATGA
- a CDS encoding DMT family transporter, with amino-acid sequence MPLFHTAVLTGLAMLAFAGNSLLCRLALQSHSIDAASFTVVRLASGAAMLALVVSLKRAPSTGVGNWTSAGLLFAYAAMFSFAYGSLSAGVGALLLFGAVQATMVGVGLCRGETLAPRQWGGLVLAFGGLVVLLRPGLSAPPLGAALLMLLAGVAWGLYSLLGKGATDPIGVTAGNFLRTVPLSLLMLVMVQGQASLSTAGLMYALCSGMLTSGLGYVAWYAALPQLKAGAAASIQLSVPLLAAIGAVSLLGEPWTMRLTLAGAAILGGISLVVVTRSGGRPAVAKE; translated from the coding sequence ATGCCCTTGTTTCACACCGCTGTGTTGACTGGTCTGGCGATGCTGGCCTTTGCCGGCAACTCGCTGCTGTGCCGCCTTGCGCTCCAATCCCACTCCATTGATGCCGCGAGCTTTACGGTAGTGCGTCTGGCTTCGGGCGCGGCAATGCTGGCGCTGGTCGTGAGCCTGAAACGTGCTCCCTCTACTGGTGTTGGCAACTGGACGTCAGCGGGCTTGTTGTTCGCTTATGCCGCGATGTTTTCCTTCGCCTACGGGAGTCTGTCGGCCGGTGTCGGTGCCTTGCTGCTTTTCGGGGCGGTGCAGGCGACGATGGTGGGCGTGGGCCTTTGTCGCGGCGAGACACTTGCACCCCGGCAATGGGGCGGATTGGTGCTGGCTTTCGGCGGCCTGGTGGTGTTGCTGCGACCCGGACTCTCGGCACCGCCCCTGGGGGCTGCTTTGCTCATGCTCCTGGCAGGGGTTGCCTGGGGGCTGTATTCCTTGCTCGGCAAGGGCGCAACCGATCCGATCGGCGTGACGGCAGGAAATTTCTTACGGACGGTGCCGCTTTCGCTGCTGATGCTCGTGATGGTGCAGGGGCAAGCTTCATTGAGCACGGCAGGATTGATGTATGCGCTGTGCTCCGGAATGCTGACTTCCGGATTGGGCTACGTCGCATGGTATGCGGCGCTACCCCAGCTGAAGGCGGGTGCTGCTGCATCCATACAGCTGAGCGTTCCCTTGCTGGCCGCCATCGGTGCCGTTTCCCTGTTGGGAGAGCCCTGGACCATGCGGCTGACTCTGGCTGGTGCCGCCATATTGGGCGGTATCTCATTGGTTGTGGTGACCCGGTCTGGCGGCAGGCCTGCTGTGGCAAAAGAGTAG
- a CDS encoding type II toxin-antitoxin system VapC family toxin produces MSATAFVLDASVTAAWLLPDGASEHTRRLYTRIRRDEVDPQAPNLWQWECGNLIASGVNNGRIPQTSVEGLWGVLEAIRHRVELHDLAPAQHKAVLDVALDTGLPTYDAAYLWLAQSLRLPLATFDAAQMAAARRSGVTVWAPEDF; encoded by the coding sequence ATGAGCGCCACCGCTTTTGTGCTTGATGCATCCGTCACCGCCGCCTGGTTGCTGCCTGACGGCGCCAGCGAGCACACCAGACGCCTTTACACCCGTATTCGCCGCGACGAAGTGGACCCGCAAGCCCCTAACCTCTGGCAGTGGGAATGCGGCAACCTGATTGCATCGGGCGTGAATAATGGCCGTATTCCACAGACTTCGGTCGAAGGCTTGTGGGGCGTGCTGGAAGCCATTCGCCATCGCGTAGAGTTGCACGACCTGGCTCCTGCACAGCACAAGGCCGTGCTGGATGTGGCGCTGGACACGGGCCTGCCCACCTACGATGCCGCCTACCTGTGGCTGGCGCAATCGCTGCGCCTGCCGCTGGCCACATTCGACGCAGCCCAGATGGCGGCCGCCCGCAGAAGCGGCGTCACCGTCTGGGCTCCCGAAGATTTCTAA
- a CDS encoding Arm DNA-binding domain-containing protein — MAPSVAHTIRLVDTKIRSLKPAGKLYKVTDRDGLCVAVTAGGGISFRYNYRINDCQETLTIGAYGIGGIALAAARENQLTAKKLVQEGISPVREKIRTKSHDGADGTSGKWAEKWIKGHWMADNTRDMRHSVDERDLQGRFGKLHKVPPSRLLESIGPGHHDTRITSTAYDQRAGRKT, encoded by the coding sequence ATGGCACCGAGCGTCGCCCATACCATCCGCCTCGTCGATACCAAGATCCGCTCTCTCAAGCCCGCTGGCAAGCTCTACAAAGTCACTGATCGAGATGGCCTCTGTGTGGCCGTAACCGCTGGTGGAGGAATAAGCTTCCGCTATAACTATAGGATCAACGACTGCCAGGAGACGCTGACAATTGGCGCGTATGGTATCGGCGGGATAGCGCTCGCTGCAGCCCGTGAAAATCAGCTGACAGCGAAGAAGCTGGTTCAAGAAGGCATCAGCCCTGTCCGCGAGAAGATCCGCACCAAGTCCCACGACGGAGCTGACGGAACGTCTGGCAAGTGGGCCGAGAAATGGATCAAGGGCCACTGGATGGCCGACAACACCCGTGACATGCGCCACTCGGTCGATGAGCGCGATCTCCAAGGCCGGTTCGGAAAGCTACATAAGGTTCCGCCGAGCAGGCTCCTAGAATCGATTGGGCCCGGTCACCACGATACGCGCATTACAAGTACTGCATACGATCAAAGAGCCGGAAGAAAGACCTGA
- the guaA gene encoding glutamine-hydrolyzing GMP synthase, which yields MQHDKILILDFGSQVTQLIARRVREANVYCEVHPCDVSSDWVREFAADGKLKGIILSGSHASVYEVDDRAPDAVFELNLPVLGICYGMQTMATQLGGKVEGSNTREFGYAEVRAHGHTKLLEGIEDFATAEGHGMLKVWMSHGDKVTELPPGFKVMASTPSCPIAGMADEARRYYAVQFHPEVTHTVQGQALLNRFVLDICGTQADWIMGDYIEEAVAKIREQVGDEEVILGLSGGVDSSVAAALIHRAIGDQLTCVFVDHGLLRLNEGDMVMDMFEGKLHAKVVRVDASALFLGELASVSEPEQKRKIIGRLFVDVFKAEAEKLKAANAGSKGATFLAQGTIYPDVIESGGAKSKKAVTIKSHHNVGGLPEQLGLKLLEPLRDLFKDEVRELGVALGLPRGMVYRHPFPGPGLGVRILGEVKKEYADLLRRADAIFIEELNNWIDEKTGKSWYDLTSQAFTVFLPVKSVGVMGDGRTYDYVVALRAVVTSDFMTADWAELPYGLLKKVSGRIINEVRGINRVTYDVSTKPPATIEWE from the coding sequence ATGCAACACGACAAGATTCTTATTCTGGACTTCGGCTCCCAGGTCACACAGCTGATTGCCCGCCGCGTGCGCGAAGCCAATGTCTACTGCGAAGTCCACCCCTGCGATGTGAGCAGCGACTGGGTGCGCGAGTTTGCCGCCGACGGCAAGCTCAAGGGCATTATCCTGTCGGGCAGCCATGCCTCCGTCTACGAAGTGGACGACCGCGCTCCCGACGCCGTGTTCGAGCTGAACCTGCCCGTGCTGGGCATTTGCTACGGCATGCAGACCATGGCCACCCAGCTGGGCGGCAAGGTCGAAGGCTCCAACACCCGTGAATTCGGTTACGCCGAAGTGCGCGCCCATGGCCACACCAAGCTGCTGGAAGGCATCGAAGACTTCGCCACGGCCGAAGGCCACGGCATGCTCAAGGTATGGATGAGCCACGGCGACAAGGTCACCGAACTGCCTCCAGGCTTCAAGGTCATGGCCTCCACGCCCTCCTGCCCCATCGCCGGCATGGCCGATGAAGCGCGTCGCTACTACGCCGTGCAGTTCCACCCCGAAGTCACGCACACCGTGCAGGGCCAGGCACTGCTCAACCGCTTTGTGCTCGACATCTGCGGCACGCAAGCCGACTGGATCATGGGCGACTACATCGAAGAAGCCGTGGCCAAGATCCGCGAGCAGGTGGGCGACGAAGAAGTGATCCTGGGTCTGTCCGGCGGCGTGGATTCGTCCGTGGCTGCCGCCCTGATCCACCGCGCCATCGGCGACCAGCTGACCTGCGTGTTCGTCGATCACGGCCTGCTGCGCCTGAACGAAGGCGATATGGTCATGGATATGTTCGAAGGCAAGCTGCACGCCAAGGTCGTGCGCGTCGATGCCTCCGCCCTGTTCCTGGGCGAGCTGGCCAGCGTGTCCGAGCCCGAGCAAAAGCGCAAGATCATCGGCCGCCTGTTCGTGGACGTATTCAAGGCCGAGGCCGAAAAGCTCAAGGCTGCCAACGCCGGCTCCAAGGGTGCCACCTTCCTGGCCCAGGGCACCATCTACCCCGACGTGATCGAATCGGGCGGCGCCAAGAGCAAGAAGGCCGTCACCATCAAGAGCCACCACAACGTCGGCGGCCTGCCCGAGCAGCTGGGCCTGAAGCTGCTGGAGCCCCTGCGCGACCTGTTCAAGGACGAAGTGCGCGAACTGGGCGTGGCCCTGGGCCTGCCCCGCGGCATGGTCTACCGCCACCCCTTCCCCGGCCCCGGCCTGGGCGTACGTATTCTGGGCGAAGTGAAGAAGGAATATGCCGACCTGCTGCGCCGCGCAGATGCCATCTTCATCGAAGAGCTGAACAACTGGATCGACGAAAAGACCGGCAAGAGCTGGTACGACCTGACCAGCCAGGCCTTCACCGTGTTCCTGCCCGTCAAGAGCGTGGGCGTGATGGGCGACGGCCGCACCTACGACTACGTCGTGGCCCTGCGCGCCGTGGTCACCAGCGACTTCATGACTGCCGACTGGGCCGAGCTGCCCTACGGCCTGCTCAAGAAGGTCTCTGGCCGCATCATCAACGAAGTGCGCGGCATCAACCGTGTCACCTACGACGTGAGCACCAAGCCCCCAGCGACCATCGAGTGGGAATAA
- a CDS encoding isoprenylcysteine carboxylmethyltransferase family protein, producing the protein MFMQASQYGLVQLFPDTSGVPDIHPVRFTASWMATLMLAALGGAFCLVGVRAFQRARTTVNPITPAASTTLVVGRIYRMTRNPMYLGFALLLLALAMYLGKLSGFLLVPLFMAYLQHFQMLFALDHQPVT; encoded by the coding sequence ATGTTCATGCAGGCGAGTCAGTATGGCTTGGTGCAACTGTTCCCAGACACCAGCGGCGTGCCCGACATCCATCCGGTCAGATTCACTGCTTCATGGATGGCGACCCTCATGCTCGCCGCACTGGGCGGAGCGTTCTGCCTCGTCGGTGTTCGGGCATTTCAGCGTGCCCGGACCACGGTGAACCCCATCACCCCGGCAGCATCGACAACGCTGGTGGTCGGCAGGATCTATCGCATGACACGTAATCCGATGTATCTGGGCTTTGCGCTTTTATTGCTGGCACTCGCCATGTATTTGGGCAAGCTATCAGGATTTCTTCTTGTGCCGCTGTTCATGGCCTACCTGCAACACTTCCAGATGCTCTTTGCTCTCGATCACCAGCCAGTAACCTGA
- a CDS encoding helix-turn-helix domain-containing protein, with translation MDISEVARRTGLASSTVRFYEKTGLIKATSSAGERRRFAPDVLDQLALIALGQAGGLSLEEIRAMLPADGAPQVDRNVLLAKAEQIDATIKRLRAMSKGLRHAADCPAVSHAQCPIFQRLLKVAAGRVKQSRGTNHGAGTSRIGSAIL, from the coding sequence ATGGATATTTCAGAAGTCGCCCGGCGCACGGGCCTAGCGTCTTCCACGGTGCGTTTCTACGAGAAGACAGGCCTTATTAAGGCGACCAGCTCAGCAGGCGAGCGGCGACGCTTTGCGCCAGATGTGCTCGATCAACTGGCATTGATAGCGCTCGGACAGGCCGGTGGCCTTTCGCTGGAGGAGATTCGCGCCATGCTCCCCGCCGACGGAGCTCCACAAGTAGACAGAAACGTGCTGCTGGCCAAGGCTGAGCAGATTGATGCAACCATCAAGCGTCTCCGTGCGATGAGCAAAGGCTTGCGCCATGCTGCAGACTGCCCTGCAGTCAGTCATGCACAGTGCCCGATTTTTCAGAGGCTACTGAAGGTTGCGGCAGGCAGAGTAAAGCAAAGCAGGGGGACGAACCACGGCGCGGGCACGTCGAGAATTGGCAGTGCAATCTTGTGA
- a CDS encoding SDR family oxidoreductase gives MKNKVVLITGGSRGIGAATALQAAAAGWDVLLSFNTDQTAADAVVSQITEMGRHAMAIQADMGCEEQIRRLFAVADVQFGRLDALVNNAGIVDTAQTLAEFSSQRLERMFRINTIGAFLCAREAVLRMSTANGGHGGAIVNVSSIAARLGAPRQYVDYAASKGAVDVMTLGLAKEVAAEGIRVNAVRPGLIETDIHASGGQPDRVQRLAAGVPMKRGGTALEVANAIVWLISDESPYTTGSLIEISGGNL, from the coding sequence ATGAAAAACAAAGTTGTGCTCATCACCGGAGGCAGCCGAGGCATTGGCGCAGCCACCGCCCTGCAAGCAGCAGCGGCAGGCTGGGATGTACTGCTCAGCTTCAATACAGACCAGACTGCAGCCGATGCGGTTGTCTCGCAAATCACGGAAATGGGCAGGCACGCCATGGCCATTCAGGCGGATATGGGCTGCGAAGAGCAGATTCGCCGTCTTTTTGCCGTGGCAGATGTACAGTTCGGGCGCCTGGACGCCCTGGTCAACAACGCCGGTATTGTGGACACGGCACAGACGCTGGCCGAGTTCAGTTCGCAGCGCCTTGAGCGAATGTTTCGCATCAACACCATAGGCGCTTTTCTTTGTGCTCGCGAAGCGGTGCTTCGCATGAGTACTGCCAATGGTGGCCATGGTGGAGCCATCGTGAATGTGTCCAGCATTGCTGCAAGACTTGGCGCGCCACGCCAGTACGTCGACTACGCGGCATCCAAGGGTGCTGTGGATGTGATGACTCTGGGGCTGGCCAAGGAAGTGGCTGCGGAAGGCATCCGTGTCAACGCTGTCCGTCCCGGTCTCATTGAAACGGATATTCATGCCAGCGGGGGACAGCCGGACCGGGTTCAACGCCTGGCCGCCGGCGTTCCCATGAAGCGCGGAGGGACGGCTCTTGAGGTTGCCAATGCAATCGTATGGCTCATCTCGGACGAGTCGCCATACACCACAGGTAGCCTGATCGAGATTTCGGGCGGCAACCTCTAA